In Microcaecilia unicolor chromosome 1, aMicUni1.1, whole genome shotgun sequence, the following are encoded in one genomic region:
- the PAG1 gene encoding phosphoprotein associated with glycosphingolipid-enriched microdomains 1, which yields MAPVLALGFSTHGQTDIIAWGGLAAITTFLALTVLLILCSSCDREKKPKHQNGDHENLMTVPSDKETFSHSITSLGTDPPANSYQNGGISNGDVISEDSTTACIQPYEEVQTSYPDLCDQQDYTGKSIRCPQSRELPRIPPNSNLETALPARPVENYPGLGTEGPYEVLKDSSSQDNIIEDSLYETVKEIKEVGVVCSTDGSKKLDSRATAQHAHEQSPESRTEAAEYASINRNRKSQQRVSSECAINSPRDQEDEAPPPVPEKLLDENENVQRKKAEEEAEENDTEGASQRQSLHSYKSREEDPCLTEDDITAMYSTVSKTSHPVKSQDTPSDPTYSQDMNTSRSPSICSDLYATVRDHEKSPNTVDVPQPAERTNGESDPEYEAIPPVCREEERTASVPNANRRMLLLAENDYESIGDLQQNRDITRL from the exons ATGGCTCCGGTTCTGGCATTGGGATTCTCAACTCATGGGCAGACTGACATCATTGCCTGGGGAGGGCTCGCAGCAATAACAACATTCTTGGCCCTTACTGTCCTCCTTATTCTCTGCTCCAGCTGTGACAG AGAAAAGAAGCCTAAACACCAGAATGGGGACCACGAAAACCTGATGACTGTG CCTTCTGATAAGGAGACATTCAGTCATTCCATCACAAGTTTGGGCACAGACCCTCCTGCCAACAGTTACCAGAATGGGGGAATCAGCAATGGTGATG TCATTTCAGAAGACAGTACAACTGCCTGTATCCAGCCTTATGAGGAAGTGCAGACCTCTTACCCagacctttgtgatcagcaggaCTATACGGGAAAGTCCATAAGATGTCCTCAGAGCAGGGAGCTCCCACGAATCCCTCCTAACAGTAACCTAGAAACTGCTCTTCCAGCGAGACCAGTAGAAAACTATCCAGGACTTGggacagaaggaccttatgaggtCCTAAAAGACAGCTCCTCCCAAGACAACATTATCGAGGACTCGCTGTATGAAACAGTGAAGGAAATAAAGGAGGTTGGTGTGGTCTGCAGCACAGATGGAAGCAAGAAACTGGACAGTAGGGCAACGGCTCAACATGCCCATGAGCAGAGCCCCGAGAGCAGGACTGAAGCAGCGGAATATGCTTCCATCAACCGAAATAGAAAGAGCCAACAGCGTGTCAGTTCAGAGTGTGCCATTAACAGTCCAAGAGATCAGGAGGATGAAGCTCCGCCACCGGTACCAGAGAAGCTCCTTGATGAGAATGAGAATGTACAAAGGAAGAAAGCAGAGGAAGAAGCAGAGGAGAATGACACCGAGGGAGCCAGCCAG AGGCAAAGTTTGCATTCATACAAGTCTCGGGAGGAAGACCCCTGTCTAACAGAGGATGAT ATCACAGCTATGTACTCCACAGTGAGCAAGACAAGTCACCCTGTCAAATCTCAAGACACACCATCCGATCCCACCTACAGTCAAGACATGAACACATCACGATCCCCGTCTATTTGCAGTGACCTTTATGCCACTGTCAGAGACCACGAAAAAAGTCCAAACACCGTCGATGTGCCTCAGCCAGCAGAGAGAACAAATGGGGAGTCCGATCCAGAGTACGAAGCGATCCCACCGGTCTGCCGAGAGGAAGAAAGGACTGCATCTGTTCCTAACGCCAACCGCCGGATGCTGCTGCTGGCAGAGAACGACTACGAAAGCATCGGAGACTTGCAACAAAACAGGGATATTACAAGACTCTAG